The segment CAAAAGCACTCCAGGGCACCGTGCCTGTGAGCCAACTGGAATTTTTGGCAGGCCTGTTTCAGGATGACCTGCGTTTTGGACAGTAGTGTTGATTGATGCGTTCCACATCTCCGGCTTCCACAGCATCCAGAAGTTGCTGACAGCGGTGCTCGAACTGGGAAGCAGACTCCTGAAGGGTGACCTTTGAGCACCCATCCACAGCTTTCATTTGCACCTCGGTGTGGTCCCTCAGGTGGCTGGGAGCAATGTGTTGGATGTGCCTCAGGCACAGGGTGGTGACTTCATGGGTTGCGGTGACCTACCATGATGTGGTCGCGTTGATCCCGCAGCACCCGCTGAGAAATGTTCTGGAACAGTGTCATGGTGGTCCTTATCGGAGCAGGGAGGGCTTTACATGTTCGTTTCATGAGAATTCTCACTGGAGTGATGGTAGCAGTTCGCCCAAATCAAGTGGCCTGCTTTGTTTCCTGGGACTTTTGACGTCTTCCAATTGCCCTGCGTCCCACTCCATGATTTAAGCGTTTTGAGCGGTTGAAGATGCTTCGTCGGGAGTGGGTTTTTCAGGATCGGTGGAGTGGTGGCTTTTGAAAATCCGCCAGCAGGCCAGAGACCAGGCCATGCCCGCAGCCCAGCCACAGAGCACGTCGGTGGGGTAATGCACCCCCAGGTAAATCCGGCTCAGTCCCACACACAGCGCAAAACCAACCCCCAGGATGAACACCATCCAGCGGTACCGGGTGTGCCACAGCATCGCAATGAGTGCAGTTGCCAGCGCTGCAGAGAACATGGCGTGCCCACTGGGAAAACTGGCTGCAGGTTCATTCACCAGACGCTCCCAGAACTGGGGTCTGGTGCGATTGAACACCATTTTGGCCAGGATGTTCATCCCGGCAGCCCCCAGGGTGGCCAGCAGAAAGTACAGGCCGTACCTGCTGCTTTTTTTCCAGGCGATCAGGCAGATCACCAGACTGAGGGGGCCAATGAAATTGACGCTTCCCACAAAAGAGAAGGTGAGGGCCAGAGCGTCCAGGGTGGGCGTGGCGTGGGTGTGGACCAGGCGCATGAACGGCTCTTCAAAAGCAAAAATTTGTTTTTCCATCAGGTCTTCGGCGATCAGGCCCACCCCCAGCAAGGGAAGCAGCACCCCCAGGATCCAGATGGTGAGGGACTTCCAGTGCAGTTGAAACGTGTGGCCAACTTGATTGTTCATGGAGTCCAGTGTGTCTTTTTGGAGGCCCGTCTTCTGTGGCATTTCCCGCCGATTCTGACCTGTAAATTCACGAAAAGTTCATCCAGCAGGGACTATACCAGAATTATACCATTGTGAATTATGCTCAGCAGTCGGCCCTGGACGCAAGCCCATTTGCTCCGGGTTCAAAGGAGCATCCCATGGCATTCCACAACCCATCCCTGTCTGATTCTGAGCCTCCAGCGAACCTGTGGAGCAAGGTCCCAGAAGTCACCGTGTTCTTCTGGATCATCAAGGTGCTGGCCACCACCGTCGGAGAAACCGCAGCCGATTTTTTGAATGAGACCCTGAACCTCGGGCTCACTGGCACCACCCTGGTGATGTCTGTGTTGCTGATTGTGGCTTTGGTGGTGCAGTTCCGCACCCGAAAGTACGTCCCGGGCGTGTACTGGGTGAATGTGGTGCTGATCAGCGTGG is part of the Deinococcus roseus genome and harbors:
- a CDS encoding phosphatase PAP2 family protein, which encodes MNNQVGHTFQLHWKSLTIWILGVLLPLLGVGLIAEDLMEKQIFAFEEPFMRLVHTHATPTLDALALTFSFVGSVNFIGPLSLVICLIAWKKSSRYGLYFLLATLGAAGMNILAKMVFNRTRPQFWERLVNEPAASFPSGHAMFSAALATALIAMLWHTRYRWMVFILGVGFALCVGLSRIYLGVHYPTDVLCGWAAGMAWSLACWRIFKSHHSTDPEKPTPDEASSTAQNA